In Spirosoma aureum, a single genomic region encodes these proteins:
- a CDS encoding SusC/RagA family TonB-linked outer membrane protein, which translates to MSKILTISFLIACLLCSEAWAQERRITGKVTSADDGLAMPGVSVAVKGTTRGANTDAGGNYSLTVPNEGGTLVFSFVGTISQEVTIGNQSVVDVKLVTDSRQLSEVVVTGVGVATDKRKLGISVESISSKNLPQTPTASIDQALVGKIAGAQISSGNGTPGAPVNIVLRGINTINRGTAPILLIDGVQVDATNYDSNGNINNNPTALLSSIDPNTIERVEVVQGAAAATLYGAQGANGVIQVFTKKGKAGKLNIDFSSGITRSEYLNVGGVSKAQSHGFIVDAQNNVIGTSGKPLEFNPNTLLYSENVQYDPLNVNNKADKPYTANLKYQDHYSYFFRPSNTYNNSVALTGGNDKVDFAVSASNNQQESNVINNGNYQRSNLMSNIGIQLAKGLTFRTTTQLVYTRSTIKTNDRLIMYAVNNARPFADFSALDPDGNPGIYYGDAVGVNHANPSYWQKYTDNKDNKVDVIQNFNLNYKVNKFLDLDAKYGVNYSKQEIRTTYANQSKNRNVIALNNNNYQNYFGTDPTGEIDNNSLTTTYQNFLVSAFINTDFQNDFKSKIPIRTSTQLSFDYRNRNFHQFYTYTLGLPTYDPFTAAQSSTFRVPGVKAPAAGRAGLPGGGDYTEPFITYGYVVNQRIDYGDLAGISGGFRTDYSSAFGSGSKPFTFPRGDAYFRLSALKFWENSSVAGFFPELKLRAAYGQAGIQPKPFDRYQVLNTASLGTTNSFYTPASQPNPALDVEVSSELEIGTDLALTPSKTSNWLSSIRLSATYWKRSTDNAIFDVSAAPSSGINSIKDNAFSLASDGFQASLNATIVRTQDFSWNFTTNFGKQSSKITAVKNNAEVVVLSSAGSSNYVLKAGEKIGQLYGYITVHAVDQKDPNGNFYISPDQQSLYTVASNGIVVSKATKQPFFSANKYSFGDPNPTFNMSFINEFTFKNFLTFGFQFDWVQGSHIYNQTKEWMYRDGIHADYANPITIDGQTGAWTAFYRGVYAQRQANGTKDYFYEDASFVRLRNVQIGFDLSKIMNVPVLRRAQLVLSGRNLLTFTKYTGFDPEVSSGTGSSAWDRGTDHNTMPNLRSYQAALNIGF; encoded by the coding sequence ATGAGTAAAATTCTAACAATCAGCTTCCTGATTGCCTGTCTGCTATGCTCCGAAGCGTGGGCGCAGGAACGCAGGATTACAGGTAAAGTCACCTCTGCTGATGATGGCCTGGCAATGCCTGGTGTATCAGTCGCAGTGAAAGGCACCACACGAGGTGCAAACACCGATGCCGGAGGTAATTATAGCCTCACCGTACCGAATGAAGGGGGTACGCTAGTGTTCAGTTTTGTCGGAACCATCTCACAGGAGGTCACTATTGGTAACCAGTCTGTTGTTGATGTCAAACTGGTTACCGACAGTCGCCAGTTGAGCGAGGTAGTCGTTACTGGGGTCGGGGTAGCCACCGACAAACGAAAACTGGGTATTTCGGTTGAATCCATCTCATCGAAAAATCTACCGCAGACGCCAACCGCTTCTATTGATCAGGCTCTGGTCGGCAAAATCGCCGGAGCACAAATCTCCAGCGGTAACGGTACGCCCGGTGCACCCGTAAACATTGTACTTCGTGGCATCAACACCATCAACCGCGGAACGGCTCCTATTCTGCTGATTGATGGCGTACAGGTTGATGCGACCAATTACGATTCGAACGGAAATATCAACAACAACCCAACCGCTTTGCTGAGCAGCATCGACCCGAATACGATCGAGCGCGTTGAGGTTGTTCAAGGTGCTGCCGCTGCTACGCTATATGGTGCACAGGGTGCCAATGGCGTTATTCAGGTTTTTACCAAGAAAGGCAAGGCAGGTAAATTAAATATCGACTTCTCGTCGGGGATCACGCGTAGCGAATACCTGAACGTAGGCGGTGTTTCTAAAGCGCAGTCGCATGGATTTATTGTCGATGCTCAGAATAATGTGATTGGCACGTCAGGTAAGCCGCTTGAATTCAATCCAAACACGTTGCTCTACAGCGAAAACGTTCAGTATGATCCGCTCAATGTAAACAACAAAGCGGATAAACCGTATACGGCCAATTTGAAGTATCAGGATCACTACAGCTATTTCTTCCGGCCATCCAATACGTATAATAACAGCGTTGCACTGACAGGCGGTAATGATAAAGTAGACTTTGCCGTATCGGCATCGAATAACCAACAGGAAAGTAACGTCATCAACAATGGAAATTATCAACGCAGCAATTTGATGTCAAATATTGGCATACAGCTAGCCAAAGGATTGACATTCAGAACAACAACGCAGCTGGTTTATACCCGAAGCACGATCAAAACGAATGACCGGCTTATTATGTATGCCGTTAATAATGCCCGCCCATTTGCTGATTTCTCAGCGCTTGATCCAGATGGGAATCCTGGTATTTATTACGGTGATGCTGTAGGGGTGAACCATGCCAATCCAAGTTACTGGCAGAAGTACACCGATAATAAGGATAATAAAGTGGACGTAATTCAGAACTTCAACCTGAATTATAAGGTCAATAAATTCCTGGATTTAGATGCTAAGTATGGTGTCAACTATTCGAAGCAGGAAATCAGAACAACCTACGCAAACCAGTCGAAGAACCGGAACGTAATTGCGCTGAACAACAACAATTATCAGAACTATTTCGGTACTGATCCTACGGGTGAAATTGATAACAACAGCCTGACCACTACCTACCAGAACTTCCTGGTCAGTGCTTTTATCAATACCGATTTCCAGAACGATTTTAAATCGAAAATCCCAATCCGGACATCGACACAGCTCTCGTTTGATTATCGGAATCGGAACTTCCATCAGTTTTACACCTATACATTAGGCTTGCCAACGTACGATCCGTTTACAGCGGCTCAGTCGTCAACGTTCCGGGTTCCGGGCGTGAAAGCGCCAGCCGCAGGCCGCGCGGGTTTGCCAGGGGGCGGTGATTATACCGAGCCATTTATCACTTATGGTTACGTTGTAAACCAGCGTATCGATTATGGTGATCTGGCTGGTATTTCGGGCGGTTTCCGGACGGACTACTCCTCGGCCTTTGGTAGCGGTTCCAAACCCTTTACCTTTCCACGGGGCGATGCTTATTTCCGGTTATCGGCGCTCAAATTCTGGGAAAATAGCTCCGTTGCTGGCTTTTTCCCAGAGTTGAAACTGCGGGCTGCTTATGGACAGGCCGGTATTCAGCCAAAACCATTTGACCGCTACCAGGTCCTGAACACCGCATCGCTGGGTACAACGAATTCCTTTTATACACCCGCCAGCCAGCCGAACCCGGCGCTGGACGTAGAGGTATCATCGGAACTCGAAATTGGAACGGATCTGGCCCTCACACCGTCAAAAACCTCGAACTGGTTAAGCAGTATCCGGTTATCGGCTACGTATTGGAAACGGTCGACGGACAATGCTATTTTTGACGTAAGTGCAGCGCCATCGTCGGGGATTAACTCGATCAAAGACAATGCCTTCTCACTGGCGTCGGATGGTTTTCAGGCATCGTTGAACGCCACGATCGTGAGAACGCAGGATTTTTCGTGGAATTTTACGACCAACTTCGGTAAGCAGTCATCGAAGATTACGGCGGTTAAAAACAATGCTGAAGTCGTTGTTCTGTCCAGCGCGGGTAGTTCAAACTACGTGTTGAAAGCAGGCGAGAAAATCGGCCAGTTGTACGGGTATATAACCGTTCACGCAGTCGATCAGAAAGACCCAAACGGTAACTTCTACATCTCGCCCGATCAGCAGTCGCTCTATACCGTTGCGAGCAATGGCATCGTGGTCAGCAAAGCGACCAAGCAGCCCTTCTTCTCGGCCAATAAATACAGTTTTGGCGATCCCAACCCGACCTTCAATATGTCGTTCATCAACGAGTTCACGTTTAAGAACTTCCTGACGTTCGGCTTCCAGTTCGATTGGGTGCAGGGCAGCCACATCTACAACCAGACGAAAGAATGGATGTATCGCGATGGTATTCATGCCGACTACGCCAACCCGATCACCATCGATGGACAAACCGGTGCCTGGACGGCCTTCTACCGGGGTGTTTATGCACAACGGCAGGCAAACGGTACGAAGGATTACTTCTACGAAGATGCTTCGTTCGTTCGGTTGCGGAACGTACAGATTGGTTTTGATCTGAGCAAAATCATGAATGTACCCGTGTTACGTCGCGCCCAATTGGTACTGTCTGGCCGGAACCTGCTGACATTCACCAAGTATACGGGCTTTGATCCTGAAGTTAGCTCGGGTACGGGTAGCTCAGCCTGGGATCGTGGTACCGACCACAACACCATGCCAAACCTGCGTTCGTATCAGGCAGCGCTCAACATTGGTTTTTAA